One region of Pseudoalteromonas sp. R3 genomic DNA includes:
- a CDS encoding sensor histidine kinase, whose product MRFILLLLMGYFLFAGKVVSANQQQSILLGDSTTQRSLNDAVFFFDYDNQINKADDVHRHSEQFVSLDEIEKRPQHALYSKWVRLTFDNRSSNTDWVLSFGFARLPKLAVYQLEDGVLRLVHRQGAHSSFNQRPIQDPQMYLPLNIESGKSEFLIEYQTFANAPANLRLHSHAHYLSTSQLSILTNASLAGVVAAILLIVIVNLAFNRNTTNVFYALWTLLFLLIVIDMAGFSFQYFWPNHGFFSGQFSIGLMATVPIFHLLFVRGFLQLKHYHPTLNSVYIAATWLYISLVPTALYLESVYYNLLASTFVIPLFVYTCVWSFRQRGPGMRTFTYSLINHLVFLNLFTIVGASYGNLIDVFDITSFIKVGYLIEVLLFTVALALQHKSLQGQLVKHLEQQVNALNRTVDSERQVVSEQVNQLKAKEEQLFTDLSHELRTPLTVMKIQVESLQYNIVENVEDSYAKLMAKIDELHKFIDQLMLVTGDKEVANILKKEDVKVAHFMNETFQTCMTYVDPKKARLEIINRLDPHFTMQFDKRSIGNAILEVVKNALKYGGDGVDIKMSALVSERHLVLRIEDSGMPLSYDAHRQLFQPLFREEASRSSLSGGKGMGLAVCKKIIECHGGKIDSHNSLLGGLCIEIILPTSEVDLALA is encoded by the coding sequence ATGCGTTTTATCTTATTGCTTTTAATGGGGTATTTTTTGTTCGCTGGTAAAGTTGTCAGCGCAAATCAACAGCAAAGTATTCTGCTTGGAGACAGCACAACGCAGCGCTCGCTGAACGATGCCGTTTTTTTCTTTGACTACGATAATCAAATTAACAAAGCTGACGATGTGCACAGACATTCAGAACAGTTTGTGTCTTTAGATGAGATAGAGAAACGTCCCCAGCATGCACTCTATTCAAAATGGGTAAGGTTGACGTTCGATAATAGAAGTAGCAACACAGACTGGGTATTATCTTTTGGCTTTGCAAGACTGCCTAAGCTCGCAGTTTATCAGCTGGAAGATGGTGTTCTTAGGCTGGTACACAGGCAGGGTGCACATTCGAGTTTTAACCAACGTCCTATTCAGGACCCTCAAATGTACCTGCCCCTGAACATTGAATCCGGCAAAAGTGAATTCCTGATTGAGTACCAGACGTTTGCAAATGCGCCCGCCAACTTACGCTTGCATTCGCACGCACATTATTTATCGACTTCGCAACTTAGTATTTTAACTAACGCCAGCCTGGCTGGGGTGGTTGCAGCCATTTTGCTCATTGTCATCGTGAACCTGGCTTTTAACCGCAATACTACCAATGTCTTCTACGCGTTATGGACCCTACTTTTCTTACTTATCGTAATCGACATGGCCGGTTTTTCTTTTCAGTACTTCTGGCCCAATCACGGCTTCTTTAGCGGTCAGTTCTCAATTGGCCTGATGGCAACGGTACCGATATTTCATTTGCTATTTGTTCGAGGCTTTTTGCAGCTCAAGCACTATCATCCGACGCTTAACTCTGTCTATATTGCAGCAACCTGGCTTTATATTAGCCTGGTCCCTACCGCTTTGTATCTCGAAAGTGTTTATTACAACTTGCTTGCCAGTACGTTTGTGATCCCGCTGTTTGTATACACTTGCGTGTGGAGTTTCAGACAACGGGGGCCGGGTATGAGAACGTTTACTTACAGCCTTATCAACCACCTTGTATTTCTAAATCTGTTCACCATAGTTGGTGCGAGTTATGGCAACCTGATAGATGTCTTTGATATTACATCATTTATCAAAGTCGGATACCTCATTGAAGTACTGTTGTTTACTGTCGCGCTGGCACTACAGCATAAGTCACTTCAAGGCCAGCTGGTGAAACACCTGGAACAGCAGGTAAATGCACTCAATCGCACTGTAGATAGCGAGCGTCAAGTTGTAAGTGAGCAGGTAAATCAGCTTAAAGCAAAAGAAGAGCAGCTATTTACTGATCTGTCCCACGAATTACGTACTCCGCTTACCGTGATGAAGATTCAGGTAGAGTCGTTGCAGTACAATATCGTTGAAAACGTCGAAGATTCCTATGCTAAGTTGATGGCTAAAATTGATGAGTTACACAAGTTCATCGATCAGTTGATGTTAGTTACTGGCGATAAAGAGGTTGCTAATATTCTGAAAAAAGAAGACGTTAAAGTCGCACATTTTATGAATGAAACATTTCAGACGTGCATGACTTATGTCGACCCTAAGAAGGCTAGGCTCGAAATCATCAATCGACTGGATCCACATTTTACCATGCAGTTTGACAAACGTTCTATTGGCAATGCTATTTTGGAAGTGGTGAAAAATGCGCTCAAATATGGTGGTGACGGCGTCGATATCAAAATGAGTGCGTTGGTGAGTGAGCGGCACTTAGTGTTGCGAATAGAAGATTCTGGTATGCCGCTGTCATACGATGCCCATCGACAATTGTTTCAACCGCTGTTTAGGGAGGAAGCTTCGCGCAGTTCACTCAGCGGCGGTAAAGGCATGGGACTGGCCGTGTGCAAGAAAATTATAGAATGTCATGGTGGGAAAATCGATTCACACAATAGTCTGTTGGGTGGACTGTGTATTGAAATTATTCTGCCTACATCTGAAGTCGATTTGGCATTGGCATAG
- a CDS encoding DUF885 domain-containing protein encodes MIRKTLVALVVGLTLSGCEMTAQQVDSHQVSAAKVDANAQMMELAEAYFNESVTLSPLSATFFGMSEYNDKFESPLGPESLKKQQAFTAKYLGMLEKIDREGLYGQAKLSFDILHYELTQQQSAEQFDGHFLPIDQMYGSHHVFASLGSGESAQPFETVEDYGNFLKRADGFVAWLSSAQEMMSQGIAHQVVLPKAITVKVIPQFKTHIVERAEDSIFWGPVKNLPGSFSAQEKHQITQSYKNYIERTLIPAYRDMVQFLETKYLPASRETVGYSALPNGQAWYQYYIKENTTLDMSAEEIHALGLSEVKRIRDEMDRVKETVGFEGDLQQFFQHLRDSDEFYFASEAELIKAYEEVKKKIDARVPLLFDIQPKADYVVKPVEAFRAASAAGASYESPAPDGSRPGVFYINSHNLKAQPKFIVETLSIHEAAPGHHFQLALQQEIEDLPKFRKFGGSTVFVEGWALYAESLGKELGLFTDPYQWYGRLADEQLRAMRLVVDTGLHAKGWSREQAIEFMLNNSSMAKSDVEAEVERYIAWPGQAVSYKVGQFKIRQLREYAEQALGERFDIRAFHNQVLIDGAVPMPVLQDKIEHWVKSQL; translated from the coding sequence ATGATAAGAAAAACACTGGTCGCGCTCGTAGTCGGTTTAACATTGAGCGGATGCGAAATGACTGCCCAACAAGTCGACTCCCATCAGGTCAGCGCCGCAAAGGTGGATGCAAACGCACAAATGATGGAGCTTGCAGAGGCATACTTCAATGAGAGCGTTACATTGAGCCCTCTGTCAGCCACCTTCTTTGGCATGTCTGAGTACAACGATAAATTCGAATCGCCACTTGGGCCAGAAAGCCTGAAAAAACAACAAGCATTTACCGCCAAATACCTTGGTATGCTCGAAAAGATAGACAGGGAAGGGCTTTATGGTCAGGCTAAATTGTCTTTTGACATACTTCACTACGAATTAACACAACAGCAATCGGCTGAACAATTTGACGGCCACTTTCTGCCAATCGATCAAATGTATGGGTCTCACCATGTATTTGCCTCACTTGGCTCCGGAGAAAGTGCTCAGCCTTTTGAAACAGTAGAAGATTACGGAAACTTTCTTAAACGTGCCGATGGCTTTGTAGCTTGGTTAAGTTCAGCTCAGGAGATGATGTCTCAAGGTATCGCGCATCAGGTGGTGTTGCCAAAGGCAATTACGGTTAAAGTTATCCCTCAGTTTAAAACACACATCGTCGAACGTGCAGAGGACTCCATTTTCTGGGGACCTGTAAAGAATTTACCAGGGTCATTTTCTGCACAAGAAAAGCACCAGATAACTCAGTCCTACAAAAATTACATAGAACGTACCTTGATCCCCGCTTATCGTGACATGGTACAGTTTCTTGAAACTAAGTATTTACCTGCATCAAGAGAGACTGTGGGGTACAGTGCGTTACCAAATGGACAAGCCTGGTACCAATATTACATTAAAGAAAACACCACGCTGGATATGAGCGCAGAAGAGATCCATGCGCTTGGCCTGAGTGAAGTAAAGCGAATCCGCGATGAGATGGATAGAGTTAAGGAAACCGTCGGGTTTGAAGGTGACCTGCAGCAATTCTTCCAACACTTGCGCGATAGTGACGAATTTTATTTTGCATCAGAAGCTGAATTGATTAAAGCTTACGAAGAAGTGAAAAAGAAAATTGACGCGCGAGTGCCCTTGTTATTTGATATTCAGCCAAAGGCCGATTACGTTGTAAAACCCGTCGAGGCATTTCGAGCAGCATCAGCAGCTGGCGCATCATACGAGAGTCCTGCACCAGATGGCTCTCGTCCTGGTGTGTTCTATATCAACAGTCATAACCTGAAGGCACAGCCCAAGTTTATTGTTGAAACCTTGTCGATACATGAAGCTGCGCCCGGTCACCATTTTCAACTGGCATTGCAACAAGAAATAGAAGACTTACCAAAATTCAGAAAGTTTGGCGGTTCAACGGTGTTCGTTGAAGGTTGGGCCCTGTACGCTGAGAGTCTGGGTAAAGAACTGGGTTTGTTCACTGACCCTTATCAATGGTATGGCCGCCTGGCGGATGAACAATTAAGAGCGATGCGTCTGGTTGTTGATACTGGGCTACATGCTAAAGGCTGGAGCCGAGAGCAGGCCATAGAGTTTATGTTGAATAACTCCTCTATGGCGAAAAGTGATGTAGAAGCGGAAGTCGAGCGTTATATTGCATGGCCGGGTCAGGCTGTATCATATAAAGTTGGCCAGTTTAAAATTCGCCAGCTGCGCGAATATGCCGAGCAGGCGCTGGGTGAGCGGTTTGATATTCGTGCCTTTCACAACCAAGTGTTAATTGATGGCGCCGTCCCTATGCCGGTGTTACAAGATAAAATCGAGCATTGGGTTAAATCTCAGTTGTAG
- a CDS encoding YcgN family cysteine cluster protein codes for MSTTPFWIEKSLEQMNQQEWEAICDGCGKCCLHSFIDSDEEEGEQFSSTDVLREGEELLYTDVVCQYSDQQTCACTRYTERQTLVPSCVQLTKDNLKDIFFMPQSCSYRRLHEGRGLASWHPLHHDGSKQAMHDAGISILGKAISENEVDLEHDFEDHIVTWPELDIG; via the coding sequence ATGAGTACAACTCCTTTTTGGATTGAGAAATCGTTGGAACAAATGAACCAGCAGGAGTGGGAAGCCATTTGTGATGGCTGCGGGAAATGCTGTTTGCATTCCTTTATTGACTCTGACGAAGAAGAGGGTGAACAATTTAGTAGTACAGATGTGCTTCGTGAAGGTGAAGAGCTACTATATACCGATGTCGTGTGTCAATACAGTGATCAACAGACTTGTGCATGTACTCGCTACACTGAAAGGCAAACATTAGTCCCCTCATGCGTCCAATTGACGAAGGACAATCTGAAAGATATTTTCTTTATGCCTCAGTCGTGTAGTTATCGCAGGCTCCATGAGGGTCGTGGCCTTGCCAGTTGGCATCCGCTGCACCATGATGGTTCGAAACAGGCCATGCATGATGCAGGGATCAGTATTTTGGGCAAAGCGATTAGCGAAAACGAGGTGGACCTGGAGCATGACTTTGAGGACCACATCGTCACTTGGCCTGAGCTGGATATCGGCTAG
- a CDS encoding MBL fold metallo-hydrolase → MSKAYLLFPFTLFLGACTANQVAVEQSEQTVVKYKTSEGYTDRFANLYKQPETYPYTCEEGCYPDTPLIQCQDDMEQCQYIGERPDVAPELGFNVKWLGHASFLLTMPDGQQVLVDPVSKQFDWPIDVGFKLTGGFYRTEPDWPSKPELDQLSAVVYSHIHYDHFNKSDIDILGTGPTYYTPLGFADYFSDGGYKIQEMAWYASARSQGLTVNFVPAHHFSNRIIVPYITEDNDATLWGGWLFEFEGKTLFYAGDTGYSPHFGDIQQRYGDIDVCLLPIASYHHEEYARWYRNVHLTPEDMLAAANDLNCKQVIPWGYGNMSWKMGDLTSHSALFRLLHVKQEIAPQRPVYILNEGESVTF, encoded by the coding sequence ATGAGCAAAGCCTACTTACTCTTTCCTTTTACTCTTTTTCTTGGTGCATGTACTGCCAATCAGGTTGCTGTAGAACAGTCAGAGCAAACTGTGGTTAAATATAAGACATCCGAGGGCTATACTGACCGATTTGCTAACCTCTACAAGCAACCAGAAACATATCCCTATACCTGTGAAGAAGGGTGTTATCCGGATACGCCGCTTATTCAGTGTCAGGACGACATGGAGCAATGTCAGTACATAGGCGAGCGTCCTGACGTAGCACCTGAACTCGGTTTTAACGTAAAATGGCTGGGTCATGCGAGCTTTTTGCTTACCATGCCCGATGGCCAGCAAGTATTGGTTGATCCAGTAAGCAAACAATTTGACTGGCCCATAGACGTTGGATTCAAGCTGACCGGAGGCTTTTATCGCACTGAACCAGACTGGCCTTCAAAACCTGAGCTGGACCAATTAAGCGCGGTTGTATACTCCCACATACATTATGATCATTTCAATAAATCAGACATAGACATTTTGGGAACCGGACCAACTTATTACACCCCGCTGGGGTTTGCAGACTATTTCTCAGATGGCGGATACAAAATTCAGGAAATGGCCTGGTATGCGAGTGCGCGAAGCCAGGGGCTTACTGTAAATTTCGTGCCGGCACACCACTTTAGCAACAGGATCATTGTCCCCTACATTACAGAAGACAACGACGCGACACTTTGGGGAGGCTGGCTCTTTGAATTTGAGGGAAAAACGCTATTCTATGCCGGTGATACCGGATACTCACCCCACTTCGGTGATATACAGCAACGTTACGGCGACATTGATGTTTGCCTGTTACCAATCGCGTCTTATCACCATGAAGAATATGCTAGGTGGTACCGAAATGTACATTTAACGCCTGAAGATATGCTTGCAGCAGCTAACGACCTCAACTGTAAGCAGGTGATCCCTTGGGGGTACGGTAACATGAGCTGGAAGATGGGCGATCTGACGTCACATTCAGCCTTGTTCAGACTCTTGCATGTGAAGCAAGAGATTGCACCACAACGCCCAGTTTATATTCTCAATGAAGGAGAAAGTGTCACCTTTTAG
- a CDS encoding carbohydrate kinase — protein MSLVCFGEALIDFLSDGKEPESFTKYAGGAPANVAVAAARQGVNASFCGMVGDDMFGHFIKSALARYNVNCDYVKVTDKAKTALAFVSLDDTGERSFSFYRPPAADLLFRADDFVETMFNTHSLLHVCSNSLTENSIYKTTIYALTQAREHGMHTSFDMNLRENLWTSLTHCTKRIWHVISLSDIVKLSHEELVFLNAQSHPEQPLSHTIEAIIAANVKLLIVTDGKNPIHFYGQSYQSSINVPDVNAVDTTAAGDAFVGGLLAAIIRAQNEQSIDAFLTNQSAVSNAIAYASRCGAFAVTRYGAFDSLPGFEDVK, from the coding sequence ATGAGCCTGGTGTGTTTTGGCGAAGCCCTGATAGACTTTCTTTCAGATGGCAAAGAGCCTGAATCTTTTACAAAATATGCAGGTGGCGCACCTGCAAACGTGGCAGTAGCAGCTGCACGTCAAGGCGTCAATGCAAGCTTTTGTGGTATGGTTGGCGATGACATGTTTGGCCACTTTATCAAAAGTGCTTTAGCGCGATACAATGTCAATTGTGATTACGTAAAAGTGACAGACAAAGCAAAAACGGCATTGGCGTTTGTTTCACTGGACGACACGGGAGAGCGAAGTTTTAGTTTCTACCGTCCGCCCGCAGCCGATCTGTTATTTCGGGCTGACGATTTTGTCGAGACAATGTTTAACACCCATTCGCTGTTGCATGTCTGTAGTAACAGCCTGACTGAAAACAGCATCTATAAAACGACAATTTATGCGTTAACTCAGGCTCGAGAGCACGGCATGCACACCAGTTTCGATATGAACCTGAGAGAAAATCTGTGGACATCTCTGACCCACTGTACCAAACGCATCTGGCATGTAATTTCGCTCTCAGATATCGTTAAACTCTCCCATGAAGAGCTGGTATTTCTGAATGCACAAAGCCACCCTGAACAACCACTGTCCCATACCATTGAAGCCATCATAGCTGCCAATGTAAAGTTACTAATCGTCACAGACGGGAAAAACCCCATTCATTTTTATGGCCAGTCTTATCAAAGCTCGATAAACGTCCCAGACGTAAATGCTGTTGATACCACTGCTGCGGGAGATGCATTCGTTGGCGGATTATTGGCTGCAATTATTCGAGCTCAGAATGAGCAAAGCATTGACGCGTTTTTGACAAACCAGTCAGCAGTGAGCAATGCCATTGCCTATGCCAGCCGCTGCGGTGCGTTTGCCGTAACACGCTATGGTGCATTTGATTCCTTACCCGGTTTCGAAGATGTTAAATAA
- a CDS encoding AGE family epimerase/isomerase: MSINFRNDHFLLKHIERTMAFYHPRCIDPEGGFFHHFLDDGTVYNAHVRHLVSSTRFVFNYAMAYLQTPDPDYLAQVKHGLDFLEQSHKQPGGGYAWVLNKNQVEDDTNHCYGLAFVLLANAVAFKAGITSAAATIESVWTLLEEKYYQPEFQLYLDEYNGDFSSAAPYRGQNANMHMCEALLMCFEATTDSKFLERAQSLAFTMTVQQAELADGLIWEHYTNAWQIDWQYNLDNPKHLFRPWGFQPGHQTEWSKLLLILYRHSPQDWMLERARALFDKALDVAWDAKNGGIFYGFAPDGDICDSDKYFWVQAESFAAAALLADATGEPRYWQWYDKIWQYCWEHMIDHEHGAWYRILDCNNQAYSNEKSPAGKTDYHTMGACYEVLRAQQLKQEAL; the protein is encoded by the coding sequence ATGTCAATAAACTTCAGAAACGATCACTTTTTACTTAAACATATTGAACGGACAATGGCGTTCTACCACCCAAGATGTATAGACCCCGAGGGCGGATTCTTTCACCACTTTCTCGATGACGGTACGGTTTACAACGCACATGTACGCCATTTAGTTTCGAGTACGCGTTTTGTTTTTAACTATGCCATGGCTTACTTACAAACACCTGATCCGGACTATTTGGCACAAGTAAAGCACGGTCTGGACTTTCTGGAGCAATCGCACAAGCAACCTGGCGGCGGTTACGCTTGGGTATTAAATAAAAATCAGGTGGAAGACGACACGAACCATTGCTATGGACTTGCATTTGTTTTGTTGGCTAATGCTGTGGCGTTCAAGGCGGGTATAACATCGGCTGCGGCGACCATAGAGTCCGTCTGGACTTTGCTGGAAGAAAAATACTATCAACCAGAATTTCAGCTGTATTTAGATGAATACAACGGCGATTTTAGCAGCGCTGCGCCATATCGGGGTCAAAATGCCAATATGCATATGTGCGAAGCATTATTAATGTGCTTTGAAGCAACAACAGATAGTAAGTTTTTAGAGCGTGCTCAATCACTTGCCTTTACGATGACGGTACAGCAAGCAGAGCTTGCTGACGGACTTATCTGGGAACATTACACAAACGCATGGCAAATTGATTGGCAATATAATCTGGATAACCCTAAACACCTTTTCCGTCCGTGGGGCTTTCAGCCCGGGCACCAAACCGAATGGAGTAAGTTACTCCTGATCCTGTATCGCCATAGTCCACAAGATTGGATGCTGGAGCGTGCAAGAGCCTTATTTGACAAAGCGTTAGACGTAGCCTGGGATGCAAAGAACGGCGGGATATTTTATGGCTTTGCGCCTGATGGCGACATTTGTGATTCTGACAAGTATTTCTGGGTGCAAGCTGAAAGCTTCGCAGCTGCGGCCCTACTTGCCGATGCAACAGGCGAACCCCGCTACTGGCAGTGGTATGACAAAATATGGCAGTATTGCTGGGAGCACATGATTGATCATGAACACGGCGCCTGGTATCGGATCCTGGATTGTAATAACCAAGCTTACAGCAATGAAAAAAGCCCGGCCGGCAAAACCGATTATCATACAATGGGCGCCTGCTACGAAGTACTAAGAGCCCAACAACTTAAGCAGGAGGCACTATGA
- a CDS encoding GH92 family glycosyl hydrolase, translating into MLRIISVASAAALISVSSLGVAQESNTQWVDPFIGTGGDGHTFPGAVVPFGMVQLSPDTDNPMRGVSPQPEIYKRCAGYHYDDTTIVGFSHTHFSGTGHSDLGDLLVMPISGEVKTNPGTAEDPDSGYRSRFSHQQEWAEAGYYGVELQDYNIKAELTASPRVGMHQYTFKNGGQGHVLFDLTSAIYNFENKVIWSDIRKINDTTLVAYRATNGWARNRQMYFAIEFSQPIDNYRFINEDNMRYRCMGCLGKEKHSTIENKAVKMTAGKAVKFVASFDDVENKPLKIKVALSAVSRSNALENLKAEIPHWDFNKVREDASAQWATYLDKVDVKGTSSEKRQFYTALYHALQAPSLYQDVNGQYRGVDGEIHDGKGFEHYTLYSLWDTYRALHPLLTYIDPDRVSGMIQSMLVHYQQSYEKMLPIWSFHAHETWTMIGYHAVSVIADAYLKGIRDYDVDLAVEAIINTANNPVYDAIPEYKKFGYVPMDVLPESVSITLEYAYDDFAIARMFEAMGKSELAKQYYARAMSYKNVFDPQSGFMRGRDSQGRWDPEFNPFKAKYMGPFTEGNAMQYSFYVPQDVAGLIDLMGGDDAFTQRLDDLFDTPLSQEMIKEHEDIAGLIGNYAHGNEPSHHIAYLYNYAGKPWKTQERIRQIMDTLSSDKPDGLAGNDDVGQMSAWYIFSAMGFYPVAPGDLAYAIGAPQTPKVTLKLANGKQFTTIAVGLSETHKYIQSVTLNGKALERSYLTHDDIMAGGELKYVMSDKPNKNWGRSFTARPPALSDYQ; encoded by the coding sequence ATGCTTCGCATCATATCAGTAGCCAGCGCGGCTGCTTTGATATCTGTCTCATCGTTAGGGGTGGCGCAGGAGTCTAATACGCAGTGGGTAGATCCATTTATAGGTACTGGTGGGGACGGGCACACGTTTCCCGGGGCGGTTGTGCCTTTTGGCATGGTACAACTTAGTCCGGATACGGACAATCCAATGCGGGGTGTGTCACCGCAGCCTGAAATATACAAGCGCTGCGCCGGATATCATTACGATGACACTACGATAGTTGGTTTCTCTCATACCCACTTTTCAGGTACAGGTCACTCAGATCTTGGAGATCTGTTGGTAATGCCGATCAGTGGCGAGGTAAAAACTAATCCCGGTACGGCGGAAGATCCAGATTCAGGGTATCGTTCACGTTTTTCTCATCAGCAGGAATGGGCAGAAGCTGGTTACTATGGAGTTGAGTTGCAAGATTACAATATAAAGGCTGAGCTCACTGCGAGTCCCAGAGTAGGTATGCATCAGTATACCTTCAAAAATGGCGGTCAGGGCCATGTTTTGTTTGATCTCACCAGCGCTATATACAACTTCGAGAACAAGGTTATCTGGAGCGATATTCGTAAAATCAATGATACAACACTGGTCGCTTATCGAGCCACGAATGGCTGGGCCCGTAATCGTCAGATGTATTTTGCGATAGAGTTCTCTCAACCTATAGATAACTACCGTTTCATCAACGAAGACAACATGCGTTATCGCTGTATGGGATGTCTGGGAAAAGAGAAACATTCCACTATCGAAAATAAAGCGGTAAAAATGACCGCCGGTAAAGCTGTTAAGTTCGTTGCAAGCTTCGACGACGTCGAAAACAAGCCATTGAAGATTAAAGTAGCGCTTTCAGCGGTTAGCCGTAGTAATGCACTCGAAAACCTTAAAGCAGAGATCCCACACTGGGATTTTAATAAGGTTCGTGAGGACGCAAGTGCGCAGTGGGCTACCTATCTGGATAAGGTAGACGTAAAGGGTACAAGTTCGGAAAAGCGTCAGTTTTATACTGCCCTATACCATGCATTACAGGCACCAAGCCTATATCAGGACGTCAATGGTCAATATCGCGGCGTAGATGGCGAAATCCATGATGGCAAAGGTTTTGAGCATTACACCTTGTATTCGCTTTGGGATACTTACCGCGCATTGCACCCGCTGTTGACTTATATTGACCCGGACAGAGTGTCAGGCATGATACAGTCCATGCTGGTTCACTATCAGCAAAGCTATGAAAAGATGCTGCCTATCTGGTCATTCCATGCTCATGAAACCTGGACCATGATTGGCTATCATGCGGTGTCGGTCATCGCCGACGCCTATCTTAAGGGGATCCGGGATTACGATGTAGATTTAGCCGTTGAAGCTATTATCAATACGGCCAATAACCCGGTTTACGATGCAATTCCTGAATATAAGAAGTTTGGTTACGTGCCAATGGATGTATTGCCAGAATCCGTGTCCATTACACTGGAATATGCCTATGACGATTTTGCGATTGCCAGAATGTTTGAGGCGATGGGTAAAAGCGAGCTGGCGAAGCAATATTATGCACGTGCCATGAGCTACAAAAACGTATTCGACCCTCAAAGTGGTTTTATGCGCGGGCGTGACAGCCAGGGTCGTTGGGATCCTGAGTTTAATCCATTTAAAGCTAAGTATATGGGGCCCTTTACAGAAGGAAACGCCATGCAGTACAGCTTTTATGTACCCCAGGATGTTGCAGGTCTGATCGATTTGATGGGAGGAGATGACGCCTTTACTCAGCGTCTCGATGATTTGTTTGATACGCCGTTGTCTCAAGAGATGATAAAGGAACATGAAGACATTGCCGGTCTGATTGGTAACTACGCCCACGGTAACGAACCAAGCCATCATATTGCCTATTTATATAATTACGCCGGCAAACCCTGGAAAACCCAGGAACGAATTCGCCAGATCATGGACACGCTGAGTTCTGATAAGCCTGATGGTCTTGCCGGTAATGATGACGTTGGTCAGATGTCTGCATGGTATATTTTTTCCGCAATGGGCTTTTATCCTGTAGCGCCTGGCGATCTGGCTTACGCAATCGGTGCACCTCAAACACCGAAGGTAACGCTTAAACTGGCAAACGGTAAGCAGTTTACGACTATTGCCGTTGGGTTGAGTGAAACACATAAATACATCCAGTCGGTAACTTTAAATGGTAAAGCTCTGGAGCGTAGTTATTTAACTCATGATGACATTATGGCTGGTGGCGAACTTAAATATGTGATGAGCGATAAACCAAACAAGAATTGGGGTAGAAGCTTTACAGCAAGACCGCCAGCACTCTCTGATTATCAGTAG